One window of Oncorhynchus masou masou isolate Uvic2021 chromosome 33, UVic_Omas_1.1, whole genome shotgun sequence genomic DNA carries:
- the LOC135528104 gene encoding targeting protein for Xklp2-like isoform X2, with protein sequence MDAEMAQSESASHYEFDAPSHVIDFQALDTEDNADIWFDQCAGQDERLFGHLATPNRNNIPFGATPKAHLPRAIVSPRVKENSDSEAPSTYSNIVTSWGNRPAPVAAPPKKGPPARTSRVLKRKDAASNEEGPHTAPEATPPVKKLKRSLLLTPRRSGGVRSSVRLNPRAANQARPAAAAANTTQHKSSEQQEMVTIKTLQKEVADKRKRNMASYRAALAGSQLPKKLALATTVPKEFNFSTDGRVKAGTASTHREVDFTAQLRKHPSSPTKVPKGATIPKPFNLSTGSKKVEDPVPFMPMAQQIELFQKRTPSRYHLRSRQSQERGPSPVKSEQLKITHPHTPQLMTRQRSRPTAVKSRAELEAEELQKLQQFKFKALGLNRKILEGALNPKKPTVKESTHPEVFHMHMDKRLAERQASKKPDEPEEQHTFHSRPLPVRILEEVVGVPEKKVQCPTVPESPAWALKRKCMDRKVEEVKPPAPLKAHAVPHFGLPFLPKLQDKTQVEVCPFSFEERERERRVLKEKRLEELRHEEVPTFKAQPLPDFHAVVLPEKKVAEPTKPEPFKLLLDERGAAKNDRWEQMMKEEQKHQAEAATFKARPNTAIHKEPFMPKKENRSVLVPEVFQLSTERRAKERLEFERAVSEKEAMRARVEEAQRMELEECEKEKMARLRQEQVHKAQPIRRYKLLELKKSDVTLTVPQSPNFSDRFRM encoded by the exons ATGGATGCTGAGATGGCGCAGAGTGAATCGGCTAGTCACTACGAATTCGATGCACCATCACATGTCATTGATTTCCAAGCATTGGATACGGAGGACAACGCAGATATTTGGTTTG ACCAATGTGCTGGCCAGGATGAGAGACTGTTTGGCCATCTTGCCACCCCAAACAGAAACAACATACCATTTGGTGCGACCCCCAAAGCGCACTTGCCCAGGGCGATTGTCTCTCCCAGAGTGAAAGAGAACTCAGACTCGG AAGCCCCAAGCACGTACTCCAACATTGTCACATCCTGGGGAAATAGGCCAGCACCGGTAGCTGCCCCACCAAAGAAGGGACCGCCTGCCCGAACAAGCAG GGTGTTAAAACGCAAAGATGCAGCCAGCAATGAGGAAGGACCGCACACTGCCCCTGAGGCCACACCACCTGTTAAGAAGCTGAAAAG GAGCTTATTACTAACCCCCAGACGCAGTGGTGGGGTCCGTTCTAGTGTGCGACTCAACCCCAGAGCAGCCAACCAGGCCCGGCCCGCTGCAGCTGCCGCGAACACCACACA GCATAAGAGCTCTGAGCAGCAGGAGATGGTGACCATCAAGACTCTTCAGAAGGAGGTGGCTGACAAGCGGAAGAGGAACATGGCCAGCTACAGGGCAGCCTTGGCAGGCA GTCAGCTCCCTAAGAAGCTGGCTCTGGCCACCACCGTACCCAAAGAGTTCAACTTCAGCACAGATGGACGCGTCAAGGCAGGCACTGCATCAACCCACCGGGAGGTGGACTTCACTGCTCAGCTCCGCAAGCACCCGTCCTCCCCC ACCAAGGTGCCAAAGGGTGCCACTATTCCCAAGCCCTTCAACCTGTCCACTGGCAGCAAGAAGGTGGAGGACCCTGTCCCCTTCATGCCCATGGCCCAACAGATCGAGCTGTTCCAGAAACGGACTCCGTCCCGCTACCACCTTCGTAGTCGACAGAGCCAAGAGAGGG GCCCGTCGCCTGTGAAGAGTGAGCAGCTTAAGATCACCCACCCTCACACCCCTCAGCTGATGACCCGACAGAGGAGCCGTCCCACGGCGGTCAAGAGCAGAGCTGAACTGGAGGCTGAGGAGCTCCAGAAACTCCAACA GTTTAAGTTCAAGGCCCTGGGGCTGAACAGGAAGATCCTGGAGGGGGCACTGAACCCCAAGAAGCCTACTGTGAAGGAGTCCACGCACCCAGAGGTATTCCATATGCACATGGACAAGAGACTTGCGGAGCGGCAAGCCAGCAAGAAGCCAGATGAGCCTGAGGAGCAGCACACCTTCCACTCCCGCCCGCTGCCTGTCAGGATCctagaggaggtggtg GGTGTCCCGGAAAAGAAGGTGCAGTGTCCCACTGTTCCAGAGTCTCCTGCATGGGCCCTGAAGAGGAAGTGCATGGACAGAAAAGTGGAGGAGGTGAAACCCCCAGCCCCACTTAAGGCCCATGCTGTGCCCCACTTTGGCCTGCCCTTTCTGCCTAAGCTCCAGGACAAGACCCAGGTGGAGGTGTGCCCCTTCTCCTTTGAAGAGCGGGAGCGCGAGAGGCGGGTGCTGAAAGAGAAGAGGCTGGAGGAGCTGAGGCACGAAGAG GTGCCAACGTTCAAGGCCCAGCCACTGCCAGACTTCCATGCAGTGGTCCTGCCAGAGAAAAAGGTGGCTGAGCCCACCAAGCCTGAGCCCTTCAAGCTGCTCCTCGACGAGCGGGGAGCTGCAAAGAATGACCGCTGGGAGCAGATG ATGAAGGAGGAACAGAAGCACCAGGCAGAGGCAGCCACCTTCAAAGCTCGACCAAACACGGCAATTCACAAAGAGCCGTTCATGCCCAAGAAAGAGAACCGCTCAGTCCTGG TTCCAGAGGTCTTCCAGCTATCTACAGAGCGCCGTGCCAAGGAGCGGCTGGAGTTTGAGCGGGCGGTGAGCGAAAAGGAGGCGATGAGGGCTCGCGTGGAGGAGGCGCAGCGGATGGAGCTGGAGGAGTGCGAGAAGGAGAAAATGGCCAGGCTACGCCAAGAGCAG GTCCACAAAGCCCAGCCCATCAGACGCTACAAACTACTGGAGCTGAAGAAGAGCGATGTCACACTCACTGTGCCCCAGTCCCCCAACTTTTCTGACCGTTTCCGCATGTAA
- the LOC135527445 gene encoding myosin light chain kinase 2, skeletal/cardiac muscle-like, with the protein MGSVRCTPPVPLPTNLPVLEAKVDDLSHKLDELLSRQIGSCSICSTCSLHSGLPEATERQLVAQSRLLENFERKIGEMQRTLEALAKGLAQRNPHTCQEAAPAPPIEPSPRTVYLPAKTSQVTSKDEIPDQLETNRQQDKTQHTPTTPAKKGNYSYSMSSRPNAETLNQFETNRHQETKQQTPIAPAKKGVSAGMGAEQRDCVGEQWIGGNQQGVRGQPMSADSHRQSETKRGWMREVPAVAVVPSMADTPRTETRTTVAENQAAAPSSPAPAPKKQSGLAVLMPTVESSSLRQVHSCPESLQRLQSSRPKPQSACPAHRPAVGKTCSVLGGASPVAASGIQITVIPTTAERTRPKSPTKTCHKVIDDVPPQPAPFLHRCVSLRSNPPSDTFIIHTREVLGSGRFGKVHKCTEKSSGLKLAAKIINTRTAKEKERANNEVQAMNQLSHPNILQLYEAFEAKHQLVLILEYVEGGELFDRIVDESAPLTEVDAMVFVKQICEGVSYMHQMYVLHLDLKPENILCVNRTGHQVKIIDFGLARRYRPREKLRVNFGTPEFLAPEVVNFDFVSFPTDMWTLGVVTYMLLSGLSPFLGDDESQTLNNVLSANCSFEDEAFEHISAEAKDFISHLLVKERGGRMSALQCLRHPWLNNIAEKAKGSNIVLKSQVLLKKYLAKKLWKKNYIAIAAANRFKKISSGGELTSLDTETDTIPIAT; encoded by the exons ATGGGTTCCGTGCGGTGTACGCCACCTGTCCCACTCCCCACAAACCTACCTGTCCTAGAGGCCAAAGTAGATGACTTGAGTCACAAGTTAGATGAGCTCCTCTCCAGACAAATAGGTTCCTGTTCCATCTGCTCCACCTGCAGTCTGCACAGCGGCCTGCCAGAGGCAACAGAAAGGCAGCTTGTGGCCCAGTCCAGACTGCTAGAGAACTTTGAGAGGAAGATCGGTGAGATGCAGAGGACCTTAGAGGCCCTGGCTAAAG GTCTGGCGCAAAGGAACCCCCACACCTGCCAGGAAGCTGCCCCAGCCCCACCCATTGAGCCATCACCTAGAACAGTATATCTGCCAGCCAAGACCTCACAAGTCACTTCTAAG GATGAGATCCCGGATCAGTTGGAGACAAACAGACAGCAGGATAAGACACAACACACTCCTACCACCCCAGCAAAGAAAGGTAACTATTCATACTCAATGAGCTCCAGACCAAAT GCTGAGACCCTGAATCAGTTTGAGACAAACAGACACCAGGAAACAAAGCAACAGACTCCTATCGCTCCTGCAAAGAAAG GGGTGTCTGCTGGTATGGGAGCAGAGCAAAGAGACTGTGTTGGAGAGCAGTGGATTGGAGGGAACCAGCAGGGGGTCAGAGGTCAACCAATGTCAGCAGATTCCCACAGACAGAGTGAAACTAAAAGGGGTTGGATGAGAGAGGTTCCAGCTGTAGCGGTTGTCCCATCAATGGCGGACACACCAAGGACTGAGACGAGGACCACAGTGGCGGAGAACCAAGCAGCTGCTCCATCAAGTCCCGCCCCCGCACCAAAAAAGCAGTCTGGGTTGGCTGTCCTTATGCCAACTGTGGAAAGCTCCTCCCTCAGACAAGTGCACAGCTGTCCAGAGTCCTTGCAGAG GCTCCAGAGTTCAAGGCCCAAGccccagtctgcctgccctgcccaTAGACCTGCTGTTGGGAAGACCTGCAGTGTTTTGGGAGGGGCTAGTCCAGTTGCAGCCAGTGGAATACAGATCACAGTAATCCCTACTACAGCAGAAAGGACCCGGCCCAAGTCCCCTACCAAAACTTGCCATAAGGTCATAG aTGACGTTCCCCCGCAGCCAGCTCCTTTCCTTCACCGCTGTGTGTCTTTGCGATCCAACCCCCCATCTGACACCTTCATTATCCACACCAGAGAGGTGCTGGGGAG CGGACGCTTTGGCAAGGTGCACAAATGCACTGAAAAATCCTCTGGACTAAAGCTTGCAGCTAAGATAATCAACACACGAACTGCTAAAGAaaag GAAAGGGCAAATAACGAGGTGCAGGCAATGAACCAGCTGAGTCATCCCAACATCCTCCAGCTCTACGAGGCCTTTGAGGCCAAGCACCAGCTGGTGTTAATTCTGGAATA TGTTGAGGGCGGGGAGCTGTTTGACAGGATTGTGGATGAGAGCGCACCACTGACCGAGGTGGACGCCATGGTGTTTGTCAAGCAGATCTGTGAAGGGGTCAGCTACATGCATCAGATGTACGTCCTCCACCTCGACCTGAAA CCGGAGAATATCCTTTGTGTGAATCGAACTGGGCATCAGGTGAAGATTATCGACTTTGGGCTGGCAAGAAG ATACAGGCCGCGGGAGAAGCTCAGAGTCAATTTTGGAACCCCTGAATTTCTGGCCCCAGAGGTGGTCAACTTTGATTTTGTGTCCTTTCCCACAGACATGTGGACCTTAGGGGTTGTCACTTATATGCT TCTAAGTGGCCTTTCACCCTtcctgggtgatgatgagagccAGACCCTCAACAACGTCCTCTCTGCCAACTGTTCTTTTGAGGATGAGGCCTTTGAGCACATCTCAGCAGAGGCCAAGGACTTTATCTCCCACCTTCTGGtcaaggagagggg AGGGCGAATGAGTGCTTTACAGTGTCTAAGACATCCGTGGCTCAACAACATTGCAGAGAAGGCCAAGGGCAGCAATATAGTACTAAAGTCCCAGGTCCTGCTGAAGAAATACCTGGCCAAGAAACTATGGAAG AAAAACTACATTGCGATAGCAGCAGCCAACAGATTCAAGAAGATCAGCAGCGGTGGGGAACTGACCTCTCTGGATACGGAGACGGATACAATACCTATAGCAACGTAA
- the LOC135528104 gene encoding targeting protein for Xklp2-B-like isoform X1: MDAEMAQSESASHYEFDAPSHVIDFQALDTEDNADIWFDQCAGQDERLFGHLATPNRNNIPFGATPKAHLPRAIVSPRVKENSDSEAPSTYSNIVTSWGNRPAPVAAPPKKGPPARTSRVLKRKDAASNEEGPHTAPEATPPVKKLKRSLLLTPRRSGGVRSSVRLNPRAANQARPAAAAANTTQHKSSEQQEMVTIKTLQKEVADKRKRNMASYRAALAGSQLPKKLALATTVPKEFNFSTDGRVKAGTASTHREVDFTAQLRKHPSSPTKVPKGATIPKPFNLSTGSKKVEDPVPFMPMAQQIELFQKRTPSRYHLRSRQSQERGPSPVKSEQLKITHPHTPQLMTRQRSRPTAVKSRAELEAEELQKLQQFKFKALGLNRKILEGALNPKKPTVKESTHPEVFHMHMDKRLAERQASKKPDEPEEQHTFHSRPLPVRILEEVVGVPEKKVQCPTVPESPAWALKRKCMDRKVEEVKPPAPLKAHAVPHFGLPFLPKLQDKTQVEVCPFSFEERERERRVLKEKRLEELRHEEVPTFKAQPLPDFHAVVLPEKKVAEPTKPEPFKLLLDERGAAKNDRWEQMMKEEQKHQAEAATFKARPNTAIHKEPFMPKKENRSVLEDINNSVVPEVFQLSTERRAKERLEFERAVSEKEAMRARVEEAQRMELEECEKEKMARLRQEQVHKAQPIRRYKLLELKKSDVTLTVPQSPNFSDRFRM; this comes from the exons ATGGATGCTGAGATGGCGCAGAGTGAATCGGCTAGTCACTACGAATTCGATGCACCATCACATGTCATTGATTTCCAAGCATTGGATACGGAGGACAACGCAGATATTTGGTTTG ACCAATGTGCTGGCCAGGATGAGAGACTGTTTGGCCATCTTGCCACCCCAAACAGAAACAACATACCATTTGGTGCGACCCCCAAAGCGCACTTGCCCAGGGCGATTGTCTCTCCCAGAGTGAAAGAGAACTCAGACTCGG AAGCCCCAAGCACGTACTCCAACATTGTCACATCCTGGGGAAATAGGCCAGCACCGGTAGCTGCCCCACCAAAGAAGGGACCGCCTGCCCGAACAAGCAG GGTGTTAAAACGCAAAGATGCAGCCAGCAATGAGGAAGGACCGCACACTGCCCCTGAGGCCACACCACCTGTTAAGAAGCTGAAAAG GAGCTTATTACTAACCCCCAGACGCAGTGGTGGGGTCCGTTCTAGTGTGCGACTCAACCCCAGAGCAGCCAACCAGGCCCGGCCCGCTGCAGCTGCCGCGAACACCACACA GCATAAGAGCTCTGAGCAGCAGGAGATGGTGACCATCAAGACTCTTCAGAAGGAGGTGGCTGACAAGCGGAAGAGGAACATGGCCAGCTACAGGGCAGCCTTGGCAGGCA GTCAGCTCCCTAAGAAGCTGGCTCTGGCCACCACCGTACCCAAAGAGTTCAACTTCAGCACAGATGGACGCGTCAAGGCAGGCACTGCATCAACCCACCGGGAGGTGGACTTCACTGCTCAGCTCCGCAAGCACCCGTCCTCCCCC ACCAAGGTGCCAAAGGGTGCCACTATTCCCAAGCCCTTCAACCTGTCCACTGGCAGCAAGAAGGTGGAGGACCCTGTCCCCTTCATGCCCATGGCCCAACAGATCGAGCTGTTCCAGAAACGGACTCCGTCCCGCTACCACCTTCGTAGTCGACAGAGCCAAGAGAGGG GCCCGTCGCCTGTGAAGAGTGAGCAGCTTAAGATCACCCACCCTCACACCCCTCAGCTGATGACCCGACAGAGGAGCCGTCCCACGGCGGTCAAGAGCAGAGCTGAACTGGAGGCTGAGGAGCTCCAGAAACTCCAACA GTTTAAGTTCAAGGCCCTGGGGCTGAACAGGAAGATCCTGGAGGGGGCACTGAACCCCAAGAAGCCTACTGTGAAGGAGTCCACGCACCCAGAGGTATTCCATATGCACATGGACAAGAGACTTGCGGAGCGGCAAGCCAGCAAGAAGCCAGATGAGCCTGAGGAGCAGCACACCTTCCACTCCCGCCCGCTGCCTGTCAGGATCctagaggaggtggtg GGTGTCCCGGAAAAGAAGGTGCAGTGTCCCACTGTTCCAGAGTCTCCTGCATGGGCCCTGAAGAGGAAGTGCATGGACAGAAAAGTGGAGGAGGTGAAACCCCCAGCCCCACTTAAGGCCCATGCTGTGCCCCACTTTGGCCTGCCCTTTCTGCCTAAGCTCCAGGACAAGACCCAGGTGGAGGTGTGCCCCTTCTCCTTTGAAGAGCGGGAGCGCGAGAGGCGGGTGCTGAAAGAGAAGAGGCTGGAGGAGCTGAGGCACGAAGAG GTGCCAACGTTCAAGGCCCAGCCACTGCCAGACTTCCATGCAGTGGTCCTGCCAGAGAAAAAGGTGGCTGAGCCCACCAAGCCTGAGCCCTTCAAGCTGCTCCTCGACGAGCGGGGAGCTGCAAAGAATGACCGCTGGGAGCAGATG ATGAAGGAGGAACAGAAGCACCAGGCAGAGGCAGCCACCTTCAAAGCTCGACCAAACACGGCAATTCACAAAGAGCCGTTCATGCCCAAGAAAGAGAACCGCTCAGTCCTGG AAGACATTAATAATTCCGTAGTTCCAGAGGTCTTCCAGCTATCTACAGAGCGCCGTGCCAAGGAGCGGCTGGAGTTTGAGCGGGCGGTGAGCGAAAAGGAGGCGATGAGGGCTCGCGTGGAGGAGGCGCAGCGGATGGAGCTGGAGGAGTGCGAGAAGGAGAAAATGGCCAGGCTACGCCAAGAGCAG GTCCACAAAGCCCAGCCCATCAGACGCTACAAACTACTGGAGCTGAAGAAGAGCGATGTCACACTCACTGTGCCCCAGTCCCCCAACTTTTCTGACCGTTTCCGCATGTAA